In Devosia litorisediminis, one genomic interval encodes:
- a CDS encoding RelA/SpoT family protein — translation MMRQYELVERVQAYNPNVDEQLLNKAYVYAMQKHGSQKRASGDPYFNHPLEVAAILTELKLDDASIVVGLLHDTIEDTDATRAEIDQLFGAEIGAIVDGLTKIERLNLVSREEAQAENLRKLLLAISQDVRVLLVKLADRLHNMRTLQYMPPEKRTRIAQETMDIYAPLAGRMGMQDMRNELEDISFKILQPEHYFAIVARLDEMQAAYSETIETISTELTERFLAEGITARVKARVKLPYSIFNKIERKSIALEQLSDIIGFRVIVGSIDECYHTLGVVHTKWKVVPGRFKDYISVPKHNDYQSIHTTIVGPGRQRAELQIRTEEMDRIAEFGIAAHALYKDGASADLSRIENESQAYGSLRSTIAHLTAGSSTEDFLEYTKLELFQDQVFCFTPRGRLIALPRGATPIDFAYALHTDIGDTTVGAKINGAILPLVTQLRSGDEVEIIRDQNHMPPMNWLGIAATGKARAAIRRAVRHAATQRTFALGEHVLNMMLEREGVMLDETEAKTLAEALGSPSRRDLLIAVGEGKIASEALATELATVKGLRKRRRKLDLPVADTADGWFALRSTDLFRFRVPGGQRSGPKAKAALAQLDFHMGVTVTSEGVVPGDRLVGILQPDKPMLIYPIHSDALIDLHDSDVAWVDVRWNLAGREDRPYATVISMESVNKPGSLAQISSAIAACDANINNLVMRMISPDFHQMIFEIEVRDLAQLTDVLATLKRSPGLSAVQRAGTREASMISTLEWDGNVDKRFSDDKR, via the coding sequence ATGATGCGTCAGTACGAGCTTGTCGAACGCGTTCAGGCGTATAACCCGAACGTCGACGAGCAGTTGTTGAATAAGGCCTACGTTTACGCCATGCAAAAGCATGGCTCGCAGAAGCGTGCCTCCGGCGACCCCTATTTCAACCATCCTCTCGAAGTGGCGGCCATCCTCACCGAGCTCAAGCTCGATGATGCCTCCATCGTCGTGGGGCTGCTGCACGACACCATCGAGGATACCGACGCCACCCGGGCCGAGATCGATCAGCTCTTCGGTGCTGAGATCGGCGCTATCGTTGATGGCCTGACAAAGATCGAACGCCTCAATCTGGTGTCGCGCGAGGAAGCTCAGGCTGAAAACCTGCGCAAGCTGCTGCTGGCGATCAGTCAGGACGTACGCGTGCTGCTGGTCAAGCTTGCCGATCGCCTGCACAACATGCGCACCCTGCAATACATGCCGCCCGAAAAGCGCACGCGTATTGCCCAGGAGACCATGGATATCTATGCCCCGCTCGCCGGCCGCATGGGTATGCAGGACATGCGCAACGAGCTTGAGGACATCTCCTTCAAGATCCTGCAGCCCGAGCACTACTTTGCCATTGTCGCCCGCCTCGACGAGATGCAGGCCGCCTATAGCGAAACCATCGAAACCATCTCGACCGAGTTGACCGAACGGTTTCTGGCCGAAGGCATCACCGCACGCGTCAAGGCCCGGGTGAAGTTGCCCTACTCGATCTTCAACAAGATCGAACGCAAATCCATCGCCCTTGAGCAACTCTCCGATATCATTGGGTTCCGGGTGATTGTTGGGTCGATTGACGAGTGTTATCATACACTTGGTGTGGTTCACACCAAGTGGAAGGTCGTGCCCGGTCGCTTTAAGGACTATATCTCGGTCCCCAAGCACAATGACTACCAGTCGATCCACACCACCATTGTTGGCCCCGGACGTCAGCGCGCCGAGCTGCAGATTCGCACCGAAGAGATGGATCGGATCGCAGAGTTCGGCATTGCCGCACACGCTCTTTACAAGGATGGTGCTTCGGCTGATCTCAGCCGCATCGAGAATGAATCCCAGGCTTATGGGTCGCTGCGCTCGACCATTGCCCATCTGACGGCGGGCAGTTCCACCGAGGACTTCCTCGAATATACCAAGCTTGAGCTGTTTCAGGATCAGGTGTTCTGCTTCACTCCGCGCGGACGGCTGATTGCCCTGCCGCGCGGCGCGACGCCGATCGACTTCGCCTATGCTCTGCACACCGATATCGGCGACACGACCGTCGGCGCCAAGATCAATGGCGCTATCCTGCCGCTGGTGACGCAATTGCGCTCGGGCGACGAAGTCGAGATCATTCGCGACCAGAACCACATGCCGCCGATGAACTGGCTGGGCATTGCCGCCACCGGCAAGGCACGGGCAGCCATTCGCCGGGCCGTACGCCACGCTGCTACCCAGCGCACTTTTGCGCTGGGTGAACACGTCCTCAACATGATGCTTGAGCGCGAAGGCGTCATGCTCGACGAGACCGAGGCCAAGACACTCGCAGAGGCCCTTGGCAGTCCGAGCCGCCGCGACCTGCTTATTGCGGTCGGTGAGGGCAAGATCGCGTCCGAAGCCCTGGCCACCGAGCTGGCGACCGTCAAGGGACTGCGCAAACGCCGCCGCAAGCTTGATTTACCGGTTGCCGATACCGCCGATGGCTGGTTTGCCCTGCGCTCCACTGACCTGTTTCGCTTCCGCGTCCCCGGCGGGCAGCGCTCCGGCCCCAAGGCCAAGGCCGCGCTGGCGCAGCTGGATTTCCACATGGGCGTCACGGTGACTTCCGAGGGCGTCGTGCCGGGCGACCGCCTGGTCGGCATTCTGCAGCCCGACAAGCCCATGCTGATTTACCCCATCCATTCCGATGCCCTGATCGATCTGCACGACAGCGATGTGGCCTGGGTCGATGTGCGCTGGAACCTGGCGGGCCGCGAAGATCGCCCCTATGCCACGGTCATCTCCATGGAGTCGGTGAACAAGCCCGGCTCTCTGGCCCAGATTTCCTCGGCAATTGCGGCCTGCGACGCCAATATCAACAATCTGGTGATGCGGATGATTTCGCCAGACTTTCACCAGATGATCTTTGAAATCGAGGTGCGTGACCTTGCGCAACTCACCGATGTTCTGG